A single Cryomorphaceae bacterium DNA region contains:
- a CDS encoding acyl-CoA dehydrogenase yields the protein MSFELTEEHKMIRDTAREFARTELLPGVIERDDEQRFPAEEIKKMGELGFMGMMVDPAYNGGGMDTMSYVLAMEEISKIDASASVAMSVNNSLVCWGLDKFGSPEQKEKYLKPLASGEMIGAFCLSEPEAGSDATSQRTTAEDKGDHYLLNGNKNWITNGNSASIYLVIAQTDREKGHRGINCLIVEKGMEGFVVGKKEDKLGIRGSDTHSLMFTDVKVPKENRVGEDGFGFKFAMKTLSGGRIGIAAQALGIAAGAYELAVQYSKERTTFGKPIGQHQAIAFKLADMATRIEASRLLIYKAAALKDAGENFDVASAMAKLHASETAMWVTTEAVQVHGGYGFVKEYHVERLMRDAKITQIYEGTSEIQRIVISRDCLKD from the coding sequence ATGAGTTTCGAACTGACCGAAGAGCACAAGATGATCCGTGACACGGCCCGCGAATTCGCTCGTACTGAGCTGTTGCCGGGTGTCATCGAGCGCGACGACGAACAGCGCTTCCCCGCCGAGGAGATCAAGAAAATGGGTGAGCTCGGCTTCATGGGCATGATGGTGGACCCCGCCTACAACGGTGGTGGAATGGACACCATGAGCTACGTGCTGGCTATGGAAGAAATCAGCAAGATCGACGCATCCGCCTCTGTAGCGATGTCGGTCAACAACTCCCTCGTTTGCTGGGGACTCGACAAATTCGGATCGCCAGAGCAAAAAGAGAAGTACTTGAAGCCGCTTGCTTCAGGAGAAATGATTGGAGCCTTTTGTTTGAGTGAGCCAGAAGCGGGATCCGATGCTACTTCTCAGCGCACCACTGCCGAAGACAAAGGCGATCACTACTTGCTCAACGGAAACAAGAACTGGATCACGAACGGAAACAGTGCGTCCATCTACTTGGTCATCGCTCAGACCGATCGCGAAAAAGGTCACCGCGGAATCAACTGCCTCATCGTGGAGAAAGGCATGGAAGGATTCGTGGTTGGTAAGAAAGAAGACAAACTCGGTATCCGCGGGTCTGATACCCACAGCCTCATGTTCACCGACGTAAAGGTGCCGAAGGAAAACCGCGTAGGAGAAGACGGATTTGGATTCAAGTTCGCCATGAAAACCCTCAGCGGAGGTCGTATCGGAATTGCCGCTCAAGCCCTCGGGATTGCCGCAGGAGCGTATGAGTTAGCGGTACAGTACTCAAAAGAACGTACCACCTTTGGTAAGCCGATTGGACAGCACCAGGCCATCGCCTTCAAATTGGCGGATATGGCTACGCGCATCGAGGCGTCCCGCTTGTTGATCTATAAAGCAGCAGCTTTGAAAGATGCCGGTGAGAACTTTGACGTGGCCAGTGCCATGGCCAAGTTGCACGCTTCAGAAACCGCCATGTGGGTGACCACAGAGGCCGTTCAGGTGCACGGTGGATACGGATTCGTGAAGGAGTACCACGTAGAGCGCTTGATGCGCGATGCCAAGATCACGCAGATCTACGAAGGAACTTCTGAGATTCAGCGCATCGTTATTTCACGCGATTGCTTGAAAGACTAA
- a CDS encoding SUMF1/EgtB/PvdO family nonheme iron enzyme has protein sequence MILKTKNLAPIALAFSAMVIFSACSESSETTGWSYNDSKNGGFEANLNYQGQETGPGLVFVEGGTFTMGRVENDVMYDWDNIPRRVTVSSFYMDETEVTNVAYREYLYWLNRVYYYSYPEVYEKALPDTLVWRSELAYNEPYVETYLRHPAYNMYPVVGVNWLQANDFCAWRTDRVNEQILIAEGILRTNPNQYDDDNFDTDAYLYGQYVGEVKKNLPDLNPDGAGDAGRHVKMEDGIILPKYRLPTEAEWEYAAQALIGNTEFERVTEKRRYPWNGHGVRNADNKVKGQMLANFKRGRGDNMGIGGYLNDGWDVTAPVRSFPPNDFGLYDMAGNVNEWVADVYRPLSMEDMNDFRAYRGNVYETWATDEEGYIEPVDSLGNMVKREVTEEEVLGRRNYKRSDVRDFLDGDVESSIYYDQGQVPEGEAAMYDYGRTSLYNNNVRVYKGGSWKDRAYWLVPGTRRYLEENLGTDDIGFRCAMHRVGDPRGN, from the coding sequence ATGATTTTGAAAACCAAAAATCTTGCGCCCATTGCTTTGGCCTTCAGTGCCATGGTGATTTTTTCGGCGTGTAGCGAATCGAGCGAGACAACCGGTTGGAGTTATAACGACTCCAAAAACGGTGGATTCGAAGCGAATTTGAACTATCAGGGTCAAGAGACCGGTCCTGGATTGGTCTTCGTTGAAGGGGGTACCTTCACTATGGGCCGTGTAGAGAACGACGTGATGTACGACTGGGACAACATCCCACGCCGCGTGACCGTCTCTTCTTTCTACATGGACGAGACCGAGGTGACCAACGTAGCGTACCGCGAGTACTTGTACTGGCTCAACCGCGTATACTACTACAGCTATCCTGAAGTGTACGAGAAGGCATTGCCGGATACCCTCGTATGGCGTTCAGAATTGGCGTACAACGAACCTTATGTAGAAACGTACTTGCGTCACCCAGCATACAACATGTACCCAGTAGTTGGGGTGAACTGGTTGCAAGCAAACGATTTCTGTGCTTGGCGTACGGATCGTGTGAACGAGCAAATCCTCATCGCAGAGGGCATCTTGCGCACGAACCCAAACCAGTACGACGATGACAACTTCGACACCGATGCTTACCTCTACGGTCAGTATGTCGGAGAAGTCAAGAAGAACTTACCGGACCTCAATCCTGATGGAGCCGGAGATGCAGGTCGCCACGTAAAAATGGAAGACGGGATCATCTTGCCAAAGTATCGACTCCCAACTGAAGCGGAGTGGGAATACGCTGCTCAAGCACTGATCGGAAACACCGAATTCGAGCGTGTAACTGAAAAGCGTCGTTACCCATGGAACGGCCATGGTGTTCGTAATGCGGACAACAAGGTCAAAGGTCAAATGCTCGCCAACTTCAAGCGTGGACGAGGAGACAACATGGGTATCGGTGGGTACTTGAACGACGGATGGGACGTCACTGCGCCAGTGCGTAGCTTCCCTCCTAACGACTTCGGTTTGTACGATATGGCCGGAAACGTAAACGAGTGGGTGGCTGACGTATACCGCCCATTGAGCATGGAAGACATGAATGACTTCCGCGCCTACCGCGGAAACGTTTACGAGACTTGGGCGACCGACGAAGAAGGTTACATTGAGCCTGTTGACTCTTTGGGTAACATGGTGAAGCGCGAAGTGACCGAAGAAGAAGTTTTGGGACGTCGGAACTACAAGCGCTCTGATGTTCGTGATTTCTTGGACGGAGATGTTGAGTCTTCTATCTACTACGATCAAGGACAAGTTCCTGAAGGAGAAGCCGCGATGTACGACTACGGTCGCACCAGCTTGTACAACAACAACGTTCGTGTGTACAAGGGAGGATCTTGGAAAGATCGCGCTTACTGGTTGGTTCCAGGCACACGCCGCTACCTTGAAGAAAACCTCGGAACGGATGATATTGGATTCCGTTGTGCGATGCACCGAGTTGGTGACCCACGAGGTAACTAA
- a CDS encoding NRDE family protein — MCTVTYLPLADGFLLTSNRDEDPNRARAQEPDTYDPNRPGVLFPRDPQGSGSWIALHHDGRARCLLNGAYETHKHQPPYRHSRGLVPLQSFDYESPEEFAANYDAHDLEPFTLVWAQEGVLHEFRWDEKTLHYNPLDASKPCIWSSATLYPQPVRDKREQWFGEWLAGHEVYSQSGIFDFHHFGGSGNAEESLMMEKKGLVPKTISVTSFSSRREAQILIYEDLLAEKTFRKEWTPPRPHREPWMNQP; from the coding sequence ATGTGTACGGTCACCTACTTGCCCCTGGCCGACGGTTTCTTGCTCACCAGCAATCGAGACGAGGATCCGAACCGCGCCCGTGCGCAAGAGCCCGATACCTATGATCCGAATCGGCCCGGAGTGCTCTTTCCCCGCGATCCGCAGGGGAGTGGAAGCTGGATTGCCCTGCACCATGATGGCCGGGCCCGCTGCCTCTTGAACGGGGCCTACGAAACGCACAAGCATCAGCCGCCCTACCGACACAGCCGGGGCCTGGTGCCCCTACAGAGCTTTGACTACGAGTCCCCAGAGGAGTTTGCCGCGAACTACGACGCGCACGATCTGGAGCCCTTCACACTCGTTTGGGCGCAGGAAGGCGTACTGCACGAGTTCCGCTGGGACGAAAAGACCTTGCACTACAACCCGCTGGATGCATCTAAGCCCTGTATTTGGTCGAGTGCCACCCTGTATCCACAGCCCGTGCGCGATAAACGCGAGCAGTGGTTTGGCGAGTGGCTGGCGGGCCATGAGGTGTACTCCCAATCGGGCATTTTTGATTTCCACCACTTTGGGGGATCGGGGAATGCCGAGGAGAGTTTGATGATGGAGAAGAAGGGATTGGTCCCCAAGACGATTAGTGTGACGAGTTTTTCATCGCGCCGTGAGGCGCAGATTCTGATATACGAAGACCTGTTGGCGGAGAAGACGTTCCGGAAGGAATGGACGCCGCCGAGGCCCCACCGAGAACCTTGGATGAACCAACCCTAA
- a CDS encoding Rieske 2Fe-2S domain-containing protein gives MSVHTDWVTVARLSELEDLTPAYALVDDTDLVVIKHEKGISVMYGRCHHRGALLADGHIDGHNLICGVHGWDYRYDTGISEYNNDEALHKFAERIEGDEVQISLAEVQAFQEKHPQPFDREAYLGTYADIHPEDTEPYTGYIMELARNGLRNVGHHGFSASMGVDRNTLPQWKDIQFLPAQLARKPLLDEAEVATKVVIGPRAAKPLELDIPLFVSDMSFGALSREAKLALSKGAEMAGTGICSGEGGMLPDEQASNSRYFYELASAKFGFSWDKVEKAQAFHFKGGQGAKTGTGGHLPGNKVVGEIAEVRGLEAGTTAISPATFTDLVTAADFADFADAVRERTGGIPIGFKLAASHIEADIDFALEAGADYIILDGRGGGTGSAPTVLRDNINVPTIPALARARKHLDDCNASDITLVVTGGLRIAEDFAKALMMGADAVAVSNSALQAIGCLGMRACGTNNCPVGIATQKENLRSRLIIQSSARQLANFFEATTGLIQVIARSCGYDDISKFNPGDLSTFNRDMHELTGIAWAGIR, from the coding sequence ATGTCCGTACATACTGATTGGGTCACCGTGGCCCGCCTCTCCGAACTGGAAGATTTAACACCGGCCTACGCCCTCGTGGACGATACCGACCTGGTCGTGATCAAGCACGAAAAGGGAATCTCCGTGATGTACGGTCGCTGCCACCACCGCGGGGCCCTACTGGCCGATGGCCACATCGACGGGCACAACCTCATTTGCGGGGTGCACGGTTGGGATTACCGCTACGATACGGGGATCAGCGAGTACAACAACGATGAGGCGCTGCACAAGTTTGCCGAGCGCATCGAAGGGGATGAGGTGCAAATTTCCCTCGCGGAAGTGCAAGCTTTTCAGGAGAAGCATCCCCAGCCCTTTGACCGGGAGGCCTATCTCGGAACCTACGCGGACATCCATCCCGAGGACACCGAGCCCTACACGGGCTACATCATGGAATTGGCGCGGAATGGTCTTCGCAACGTGGGGCACCATGGTTTTTCGGCCTCCATGGGGGTGGACCGTAATACCCTGCCTCAGTGGAAAGACATTCAATTCTTGCCGGCCCAGCTGGCGCGGAAACCGTTGCTCGATGAAGCGGAGGTGGCCACGAAGGTGGTGATCGGACCGCGGGCCGCCAAGCCTTTGGAGCTGGACATTCCGCTCTTCGTTTCGGACATGAGCTTCGGAGCACTGTCTCGCGAGGCCAAACTGGCCCTTTCGAAAGGAGCAGAGATGGCCGGTACCGGAATCTGCTCGGGAGAAGGGGGCATGCTGCCCGATGAGCAGGCGAGCAATTCACGATATTTCTACGAGTTGGCTTCGGCCAAGTTCGGCTTCAGTTGGGACAAGGTCGAGAAGGCCCAGGCCTTTCACTTTAAAGGGGGGCAAGGGGCCAAAACCGGCACCGGGGGCCATTTGCCCGGGAATAAAGTGGTCGGTGAAATCGCCGAAGTGCGCGGGCTCGAAGCCGGCACCACGGCCATCAGCCCGGCAACTTTTACCGATCTGGTCACCGCCGCAGACTTTGCCGATTTCGCTGATGCCGTGCGCGAGCGGACCGGAGGAATTCCCATCGGCTTCAAATTGGCCGCGAGCCACATCGAAGCAGATATCGACTTTGCCCTAGAGGCCGGCGCTGACTACATCATCCTCGACGGACGGGGAGGAGGGACCGGTTCAGCACCTACCGTGCTCCGGGACAACATCAACGTGCCCACCATTCCAGCCCTCGCACGTGCGCGCAAACACCTCGATGACTGCAACGCCTCAGATATCACCCTTGTGGTGACCGGAGGATTGCGCATCGCAGAAGACTTTGCCAAGGCCCTCATGATGGGCGCCGACGCGGTGGCTGTTTCAAATTCGGCCCTGCAGGCCATCGGCTGCCTCGGTATGCGGGCCTGTGGAACCAACAACTGCCCCGTAGGCATCGCCACGCAGAAAGAAAACCTGCGCAGTCGATTGATCATCCAATCCAGCGCCCGCCAATTGGCCAACTTCTTTGAAGCGACCACGGGCCTCATACAGGTGATCGCCCGCAGTTGCGGCTATGACGACATCTCGAAGTTCAATCCGGGCGACCTTTCCACGTTTAACCGCGACATGCACGAGCTCACCGGCATCGCCTGGGCTGGAATCCGATAA
- a CDS encoding sodium:proton antiporter, which yields MFATFIVLIGLSSLFNYLNTRFLKLPETIGILLLSLGAAVVLAIVGIFDPEGFRNVCSAIEGIDFREILFDFLLSFLLFAGSIHVNLHALKMERGPVITLATISVLVSTLLIGSGLYGLTILFGIDISFWYCLTFGALISPTDPVAVLALLSGSNTPEELEIKIVGESLFNDGVGIVVFLSVFSIASMPGEGVGLGFVLESFAREGLGGLALGAALGWILVQFWKKLDDAPIVGVHLSIAIVMGGYYLANEIEVSGALAMVMMGLFAGNYLNKLDRMDDQRRAMNAFWKIIDDILNAILFMLIGMEILRLDFDTNYIWVALLAIPLALSARFGSVVVANLFLRKDRKSSLSDMAILTWSGLRGGISVGLALSLPDTPLREFILTTTYTIVIFSIVVQGLTLPRLAKKLLPQ from the coding sequence ATGTTTGCAACCTTCATCGTCCTCATTGGCCTAAGCTCCCTGTTCAACTATCTGAACACGCGCTTTCTCAAGCTGCCCGAAACCATCGGCATTCTGCTACTATCCCTAGGTGCCGCCGTGGTACTGGCCATCGTGGGCATCTTTGACCCCGAGGGTTTCCGCAACGTTTGCAGTGCCATTGAAGGCATCGACTTCCGCGAGATCCTCTTCGATTTCCTCTTGAGCTTTCTCCTCTTCGCCGGTTCCATCCACGTAAACCTGCACGCCCTCAAGATGGAGCGTGGACCGGTCATTACCCTGGCCACCATCAGCGTCCTCGTATCTACCCTATTGATTGGTTCTGGGCTCTACGGACTCACCATCCTCTTTGGCATCGACATCAGCTTTTGGTACTGCCTGACCTTTGGAGCCCTCATCTCACCCACAGACCCGGTGGCCGTGTTGGCCCTCCTCAGCGGGTCCAATACACCTGAAGAACTCGAGATCAAGATCGTCGGTGAATCCCTCTTCAATGACGGAGTCGGCATTGTGGTCTTCTTAAGCGTCTTTTCCATTGCCTCTATGCCCGGAGAAGGGGTGGGGCTGGGATTTGTCCTGGAAAGCTTCGCCCGTGAAGGCCTCGGTGGCTTGGCCCTGGGAGCCGCTCTGGGATGGATCTTGGTGCAGTTTTGGAAGAAGCTGGACGATGCACCCATTGTCGGCGTACATCTGAGCATCGCCATCGTCATGGGCGGCTATTACTTGGCCAACGAAATTGAAGTATCTGGCGCCCTCGCCATGGTCATGATGGGCCTGTTTGCCGGCAATTACCTGAACAAACTCGACCGGATGGACGATCAGCGCCGCGCCATGAACGCCTTCTGGAAAATCATCGACGACATCCTCAACGCCATCCTCTTCATGCTCATCGGGATGGAAATCCTACGCCTCGACTTTGACACCAACTACATCTGGGTGGCCCTATTAGCCATTCCCTTGGCCCTCAGTGCCCGCTTTGGTTCGGTCGTGGTCGCCAACCTTTTCTTGCGCAAGGATCGTAAATCCAGCCTGTCCGACATGGCCATCTTAACGTGGTCCGGACTGCGCGGCGGAATTTCCGTTGGTCTGGCCCTCTCACTGCCCGATACTCCCTTACGCGAGTTCATCCTCACCACGACCTACACCATCGTGATTTTCTCCATCGTTGTCCAAGGCCTCACCCTGCCTCGCCTGGCTAAAAAACTGCTGCCCCAATGA
- a CDS encoding UDP-N-acetylmuramoyl-tripeptide--D-alanyl-D-alanine ligase has translation MSSIEDLYELYKRNPRISTDTRKIEPGCIFIALKGDRFNGNQYAEEALNKGAAFAVIDEPEYNGKDRFLVEDGLKALQDLARHHRRQLEIPVIGLTGSNGKTTSKELLRDTLAQKFRVYATKGNLNNHIGVPLSILEITDEHEMAVIEMGANHQKEIEFLCTISMPDFGFITNFGKAHLEGFGGVKGVIKGKSELYAWLRNNGGTAFVCSDDKKQMKKSKGIKRITFGERSGDLHIGPQAKDKFVGVLWEEHSALTKLTGGYNYRNMAYAVLIARHFGVKDEDIVSGLESYNPTLNRSQYQKGLLNELVVDCYNANPSSMKEAILNLRQFKNPAVILGDMLELGELSGKEHKKVCKLLQTEGIDQVILVGPLFAACKRPKEFLSFASTDEALAYIKKHPFENRTVLLKGSRGVALERLIPFL, from the coding sequence ATGTCATCAATCGAAGACCTCTACGAACTCTACAAACGCAACCCGCGGATCAGCACGGATACGCGCAAAATTGAACCGGGTTGCATCTTTATCGCCCTGAAAGGCGATCGTTTCAACGGCAACCAATACGCAGAAGAAGCCCTAAACAAAGGGGCCGCCTTCGCGGTCATCGACGAACCGGAATACAACGGCAAAGACCGGTTCTTGGTCGAAGATGGACTGAAAGCCTTGCAAGACCTCGCTCGCCATCATCGTCGGCAGTTGGAGATACCCGTCATCGGACTTACGGGCTCCAATGGAAAGACCACGAGCAAGGAATTGCTGCGCGATACCCTGGCCCAGAAATTCAGGGTTTACGCTACCAAGGGCAACCTCAATAACCACATTGGGGTGCCGCTCAGCATTTTGGAAATCACGGACGAACACGAGATGGCCGTGATTGAAATGGGGGCCAACCACCAGAAAGAAATTGAATTCCTCTGCACCATCTCCATGCCGGACTTCGGCTTTATCACGAACTTCGGGAAGGCCCACTTGGAAGGCTTTGGAGGCGTGAAGGGAGTGATCAAGGGAAAGAGTGAATTGTACGCCTGGTTGCGCAACAACGGAGGTACAGCCTTCGTCTGTTCGGACGACAAGAAGCAGATGAAAAAGAGCAAAGGCATTAAACGCATTACCTTTGGGGAACGGAGTGGTGACTTGCACATCGGGCCGCAGGCCAAAGATAAGTTCGTCGGAGTGCTGTGGGAAGAACACAGCGCGCTAACGAAGCTTACCGGGGGGTACAACTACCGAAATATGGCCTATGCCGTTTTGATTGCGCGGCATTTTGGCGTCAAAGACGAGGATATCGTGAGTGGACTTGAGAGCTATAATCCGACCCTGAATCGCTCGCAGTACCAGAAGGGACTGCTCAACGAGCTGGTGGTGGATTGCTACAATGCGAATCCCAGCAGCATGAAGGAGGCCATTCTGAACCTGCGCCAGTTTAAGAACCCAGCGGTGATCCTCGGAGATATGTTGGAACTCGGGGAGCTCAGCGGAAAGGAGCACAAGAAAGTGTGCAAGCTGCTGCAGACAGAGGGTATTGATCAGGTGATCCTGGTGGGGCCGCTTTTTGCCGCCTGTAAGCGCCCGAAAGAGTTCTTGAGCTTCGCCAGTACGGATGAGGCCTTGGCCTACATCAAAAAACATCCATTTGAAAATCGTACGGTGCTTTTGAAAGGATCGCGCGGTGTCGCCCTGGAGCGATTGATTCCCTTCCTTTAA
- a CDS encoding ferric reductase-like transmembrane domain-containing protein, giving the protein MGLSYTYVIWNKNKKRYDRWILIFVLSYLILFSALTFAFNPEATPETLILRAFGTLSLLLLHLILLIGPLARLNPQFLPLLYNRRHLGVTMFLAAAVHGIFAIIQFHTLGNINPIWSIFASNPSYGSLAQFPFQTLGFLALLIFFTMAATSHDFFLHNLGPRIWKALHMKVYIAYALLLGHVLLGAFQQEASSVTAGLMVLGFIAISTTHIRAAFQERRKDAEAQKANEEWLRVCTPDEIEESRAKIFTVANERVAIFKHEGALSAVHNYCKHQGGPLGEGKIVDGCITCPWHGYQYLPGNGQSPPPFTEKIATYKLKIEDGYVYIHAKALAEGTPVEPCKVPAS; this is encoded by the coding sequence ATGGGATTGAGTTATACCTACGTTATCTGGAATAAGAACAAGAAGCGCTACGATCGCTGGATCTTGATCTTTGTCTTGAGCTACCTGATCCTCTTCAGCGCCCTGACCTTCGCTTTTAACCCCGAAGCCACACCAGAAACCCTCATCTTGAGAGCATTCGGCACCCTTTCGTTGCTCTTGCTGCACCTCATCCTGCTCATCGGCCCCTTGGCCCGATTGAACCCGCAGTTCTTGCCCTTGCTCTATAACCGCCGCCACCTGGGCGTCACCATGTTCCTCGCGGCAGCCGTTCACGGCATTTTCGCCATCATTCAGTTCCACACCCTGGGGAACATCAATCCCATCTGGTCCATCTTCGCGAGTAATCCGAGCTATGGTTCGCTGGCGCAGTTCCCGTTCCAAACCCTCGGATTCCTGGCCCTTCTGATCTTCTTTACCATGGCGGCCACCAGCCACGACTTTTTCCTGCACAATCTAGGCCCTCGCATTTGGAAAGCCCTGCACATGAAGGTCTATATCGCGTACGCCTTACTTCTGGGGCACGTCCTTCTGGGAGCCTTTCAACAAGAAGCCTCCTCAGTGACGGCCGGACTCATGGTCCTAGGCTTCATCGCCATATCAACGACTCATATCCGTGCCGCCTTTCAAGAGCGCCGCAAAGACGCCGAGGCCCAAAAGGCCAACGAGGAGTGGTTGCGCGTCTGTACGCCTGATGAGATTGAAGAATCGCGGGCCAAGATCTTCACGGTCGCCAATGAGCGGGTGGCCATATTCAAACACGAAGGGGCCCTCTCTGCGGTCCACAACTACTGCAAGCACCAAGGCGGTCCACTGGGCGAAGGGAAGATTGTCGACGGCTGCATCACCTGTCCCTGGCACGGCTATCAATACTTGCCCGGTAATGGCCAATCGCCGCCGCCCTTCACCGAAAAAATCGCCACCTACAAGCTCAAGATCGAAGACGGCTACGTCTACATCCACGCCAAGGCTTTGGCCGAAGGAACTCCTGTTGAACCCTGTAAAGTCCCTGCCTCATGA
- a CDS encoding PorP/SprF family type IX secretion system membrane protein encodes MKHLLAVGFALLLSAGAAHAQDPHFSQFYANPLYLNPAMAGASKCPRVNTIYRNQYPALGAFRTIGASYDQFVNGISGGLGLLVTNDNAGDGTLGITEVSAIYSYHLTVSREVSLLVGFQAGYRQRTLDWSSLRFGDQIDNLYGFVRPTQEVQGEDQVGHVDLSTGFVLFTDIFYIGGAFHHLTQPDDPFLVESTLPMKMTFHGGAQIPIGGGRLASGPTTTLNPGVLYQQQGEFQQMNFLLSVTRDVLTGGLAFRHNVTNADALVVLIGFQPTDALSIGYSYDFTVSEFSNQEGGAHEISLSYQFDCKPKKKKFKTINCPKF; translated from the coding sequence ATGAAACACTTATTAGCAGTTGGTTTTGCACTTCTACTCAGTGCTGGAGCAGCACATGCGCAGGACCCTCACTTCTCGCAGTTCTATGCTAATCCTCTGTATTTGAACCCGGCGATGGCTGGTGCTTCAAAGTGTCCACGGGTAAATACTATCTATCGAAATCAGTACCCCGCACTCGGTGCTTTCCGCACTATTGGCGCGTCGTACGACCAGTTCGTGAATGGTATTAGCGGTGGATTGGGATTGTTGGTCACCAATGACAACGCCGGTGACGGAACGCTTGGAATTACAGAAGTAAGCGCCATCTATAGCTACCACTTGACGGTGAGTCGTGAGGTGAGCTTGTTGGTCGGTTTTCAAGCTGGATATCGTCAGCGTACGCTGGATTGGAGTTCACTTCGTTTCGGTGATCAGATCGATAACTTATACGGGTTTGTACGCCCTACTCAAGAAGTACAAGGTGAAGACCAAGTTGGACACGTTGATCTTTCAACGGGTTTTGTGTTGTTCACTGACATTTTCTACATCGGAGGTGCTTTCCACCACTTGACACAACCGGATGATCCATTCCTCGTAGAGTCTACTCTTCCCATGAAGATGACCTTCCACGGGGGTGCGCAAATCCCCATCGGTGGTGGCCGTTTGGCTTCTGGCCCAACAACCACTTTGAATCCTGGAGTACTCTACCAACAGCAAGGGGAGTTCCAGCAAATGAACTTCTTATTATCTGTAACGCGAGACGTATTGACCGGAGGTTTGGCCTTCCGTCACAACGTGACCAACGCGGACGCCCTAGTCGTCTTGATTGGATTCCAGCCTACAGATGCCCTTTCCATTGGCTACAGCTACGACTTTACCGTAAGCGAGTTTTCGAACCAAGAAGGTGGTGCTCACGAGATCTCTTTGAGCTACCAGTTCGACTGCAAGCCTAAGAAGAAGAAATTCAAAACAATAAACTGCCCAAAGTTTTAG